In the genome of Nitrospiraceae bacterium, the window GAGATGGTAATGCCTGGAGACAACGTAACAATAACAGTAGAGTTAATAGCGCCGATAGCCATGGAAAAAGAACTGAGGTTTGCAATAAGAGAAGGCGGACGTACAGTGGGCGCTGGAGTCGTAACTGAGGTGATTGCATAAAAAGTAATGGAGGCAGGGAGATAAGAAATGCGTGAGATA includes:
- the tuf gene encoding elongation factor Tu (EF-Tu; promotes GTP-dependent binding of aminoacyl-tRNA to the A-site of ribosomes during protein biosynthesis; when the tRNA anticodon matches the mRNA codon, GTP hydrolysis results; the inactive EF-Tu-GDP leaves the ribosome and release of GDP is promoted by elongation factor Ts; many prokaryotes have two copies of the gene encoding EF-Tu); its protein translation is EMVMPGDNVTITVELIAPIAMEKELRFAIREGGRTVGAGVVTEVIA